The proteins below are encoded in one region of Corvus hawaiiensis isolate bCorHaw1 chromosome 3, bCorHaw1.pri.cur, whole genome shotgun sequence:
- the LOC125323401 gene encoding TOG array regulator of axonemal microtubules protein 2-like isoform X2: MKKKGMETQKDEHPSVEKPVKKRSDGSKKPQATLPSSKRVKSTSDGRLLRRPKAQVTLPPAVEETESLQKLYNLLEAKEFKTRMEGVALLLDLCKSSPQLVSTNTVQIFDYFVPRLGDTHKKVKQKALDVLAEIVGILKDGLNPVIICLVEGITNNLNSKDPGVYAAAVKALEESMAHLALVAWVYPRSPEVVQRYALPVLWSFLGNKALPVRSANVRTVVTKLACALYKVMGAKLRKHAASQPPHVRENLSDILGW, translated from the exons atgaagaagaaa GGGATGGAAACGCAGAAGGATGAACACCCATCTGTCgagaagcctgtgaagaagaggagcgatggctcgaagaagccccaggccacattgccttctagtaaacg GGTGAAGTCTACCTCTGATGGACGCCTCCTACGCCGCCCAAAAGCCCAGGTCACGTTACCTCCGGCTGTGGAAGAAACGGAGTCGCTCCAGAAGCTGTACaatctcctggaagccaaggagtttaagacacggatggaaggagtggcactcctcctagacctgtgcaaaagcagcccccagctcgtcTCCACTAACACTGTCCAA atttttgattattttgtcccGAGACTTGGTGATACgcacaagaaagtgaagcagaaggcgCTGGACGTGCTGGCTGAAATCGTAGGCATCCTGAAAGATGGCTTAAACCCGGTGATCATCTGTCTGGttgaaggaataacaaacaaCCTAAACTCAAAGGACCCCGGGGTTTATGCCGCAGCTGTGAAAGCGCTGGAAGAATCCATGGCTCACTTAG CGCTTGTGGCATGGGTTTATCCCAGGAGCCCCGAAGTCGTCCAGCGCTacgccctgcccgtgctctggTCCTTCCTGGGGAACAAGGCGCTGCCTGTCCGAAGCGCCAATGTCCGCACTGTGGTCACCAAGCTTGCCTGCGCCCTCTACAAGGTGATGGGCGCCAAGCTGAGGAagcatgctgccagccagcctccgCATGTGCGGGAAAACCTCTCCGACATTTTGGGCTGGTGA
- the LOC125323414 gene encoding uncharacterized protein LOC125323414 isoform X1, producing MKKKGMETQKDEHPSVEKPVKKRSDGSKKPQATLPSSKRVKSTSDGRRLRRPKAQVTLPPAVEETEPLQKLYNLLEAKEFKTRMEGVALLLDLCKSRPQLVSTNTVQIFDYFVPRLGDTHKKVKQKALDVLAEIVGILKDGLNPVIICLVEGITNNLNSKDPGVYAAAVKALEESMAHLGKAEPWHGLSSSVSLPLRVKRTLSALTAVVVCGNLQLTSTRSCAGAVLTHQSPTRLECASAFPKSPRSPWLCAACLKRKCWTTALLEFRAKGIFGVCLGPS from the exons atgaagaagaaa GGGATGGAAACGCAGAAGGATGAACACCCATCTGTCgagaagcctgtgaagaagaggagcgatggctcgaagaagccccaggccacattgccttctagtaaacg ggTGAAGTCTACCTCTGATGGACGCCGCCTACGCCGCCCAAAAGCCCAGGTCACGTTACCTCCGGCTGTGGAAGAAACGGAGCCGCTCCAGAAGCTGTACaatctcctggaagccaaggagtttAAGACACGGATGGAAGGAGTGGCACTCCTCCTAGACCTGTGCAAAAGCCGCCCCCAGCTCGTCTCCACTAACACTGTCCAA atttttgattattttgtcccGAGACTTGGTGATACgcacaagaaagtgaagcagaaggcgCTGGACGTGCTGGCTGAAATCGTAGGCATCCTGAAAGATGGCTTAAACCCGGTGATCATCTGTCTGGttgaaggaataacaaacaaCCTAAACTCAAAGGACCCCGGGGTTTATGCCGCAGCTGTGAAAGCGCTGGAAGAATCCATGGCTCACTTAGgtaaggctgagccctggcatggactctcctcaagtgtgtctctgcctctgcgagtcaagagaacgctgagtgccttgacagctgttgttgtctgtggaaacctccagctgacatccaccagaagctgtgcaggtgcagtccTTACGCACCAGTCCCCCACCAGGCTTGAATGTGCatcagcatttcccaaaagtcccaggagcccttggctctgtgctgcttgtctgaagaggaagtgctggactacagctttgctggaattcagggccaaagggatttttggagtttgCCTGGGCCCCAGTTGA
- the LOC125323414 gene encoding TOG array regulator of axonemal microtubules protein 2-like isoform X2, which translates to MKKKGMETQKDEHPSVEKPVKKRSDGSKKPQATLPSSKRVKSTSDGRRLRRPKAQVTLPPAVEETEPLQKLYNLLEAKEFKTRMEGVALLLDLCKSRPQLVSTNTVQIFDYFVPRLGDTHKKVKQKALDVLAEIVGILKDGLNPVIICLVEGITNNLNSKDPGVYAAAVKALEESMAHLALVAWVYPRSPEVVQRYALPVLWSFLGNKALPVRSANVRTVVTKLACALYKVMGAKLRKHAASQPPHVRENLSDILGW; encoded by the exons atgaagaagaaa GGGATGGAAACGCAGAAGGATGAACACCCATCTGTCgagaagcctgtgaagaagaggagcgatggctcgaagaagccccaggccacattgccttctagtaaacg ggTGAAGTCTACCTCTGATGGACGCCGCCTACGCCGCCCAAAAGCCCAGGTCACGTTACCTCCGGCTGTGGAAGAAACGGAGCCGCTCCAGAAGCTGTACaatctcctggaagccaaggagtttAAGACACGGATGGAAGGAGTGGCACTCCTCCTAGACCTGTGCAAAAGCCGCCCCCAGCTCGTCTCCACTAACACTGTCCAA atttttgattattttgtcccGAGACTTGGTGATACgcacaagaaagtgaagcagaaggcgCTGGACGTGCTGGCTGAAATCGTAGGCATCCTGAAAGATGGCTTAAACCCGGTGATCATCTGTCTGGttgaaggaataacaaacaaCCTAAACTCAAAGGACCCCGGGGTTTATGCCGCAGCTGTGAAAGCGCTGGAAGAATCCATGGCTCACTTAG CGCTTGTGGCATGGGTTTATCCCAGGAGCCCCGAAGTCGTCCAGCGCTacgccctgcccgtgctctggTCCTTCCTGGGGAACAAGGCGCTGCCTGTCCGAAGCGCCAATGTCCGCACTGTGGTCACCAAGCTTGCCTGCGCCCTCTACAAGGTGATGGGCGCCAAGCTGAGGAagcatgctgccagccagcctccgCATGTGCGGGAAAACCTCTCCGACATTTTGGGCTGGTGA
- the LOC125323401 gene encoding uncharacterized protein LOC125323401 isoform X1, producing the protein MKKKGMETQKDEHPSVEKPVKKRSDGSKKPQATLPSSKRVKSTSDGRLLRRPKAQVTLPPAVEETESLQKLYNLLEAKEFKTRMEGVALLLDLCKSSPQLVSTNTVQIFDYFVPRLGDTHKKVKQKALDVLAEIVGILKDGLNPVIICLVEGITNNLNSKDPGVYAAAVKALEESMAHLGKAEPWHGLSSSVSLPLRVKRTLSALTAVVVCGNLQLTSTRSCAGAVLTHQSPSRLECASAFPKSPRSPWLCAACLKRKCWTTALLEFRAKGIFGVCLGPS; encoded by the exons atgaagaagaaa GGGATGGAAACGCAGAAGGATGAACACCCATCTGTCgagaagcctgtgaagaagaggagcgatggctcgaagaagccccaggccacattgccttctagtaaacg GGTGAAGTCTACCTCTGATGGACGCCTCCTACGCCGCCCAAAAGCCCAGGTCACGTTACCTCCGGCTGTGGAAGAAACGGAGTCGCTCCAGAAGCTGTACaatctcctggaagccaaggagtttaagacacggatggaaggagtggcactcctcctagacctgtgcaaaagcagcccccagctcgtcTCCACTAACACTGTCCAA atttttgattattttgtcccGAGACTTGGTGATACgcacaagaaagtgaagcagaaggcgCTGGACGTGCTGGCTGAAATCGTAGGCATCCTGAAAGATGGCTTAAACCCGGTGATCATCTGTCTGGttgaaggaataacaaacaaCCTAAACTCAAAGGACCCCGGGGTTTATGCCGCAGCTGTGAAAGCGCTGGAAGAATCCATGGCTCACTTAGgtaaggctgagccctggcatggactctcctcaagtgtgtctctgcctctgcgagtcaagagaacgctgagtgccttgacagctgttgttgtctgtggaaacctccagctgacatccaccagaagctgtgcaggtgcagtccTTACGCACCAGTCCCCCAGCAGGCTTGAATGTGCatcagcatttcccaaaagtcccaggagcccttggctctgtgctgcttgtctgaagaggaagtgctggactacagctttgctggaattcagggccaaagggatttttggagtttgCCTGGGCCCCAGTTGA